From the Terriglobia bacterium genome, one window contains:
- a CDS encoding cytochrome bc complex cytochrome b subunit, translating to MSAFALVKDWLDERFGWAELTKPLRKKTVPMHRLSYWYFLGGITLFLFVIQVCTGILLLLYYRPSANEAFESVQYITTQVQFGWLVRSIHSWSANLMILTAFAHMFSVLFLKAYRKPRELTWITGALLLFLAMGFGFSGYLLPWNTLAFFATKVGTEVAGQVPIVGKWIVIFLRGGEDVTGATLTRFFGFHVAVLPGITTLLLAVHILLVQRFGISVPPSVEEQWKRDPAAAREMKFFPNFALREAFAWYIALGVLGALAALSPWGLGVKADPFAPAPAGIKPEWYFLFMFQTLKLIPAKIWFVDGDLLGVLGFGLAGAVWVLLPFVEGLKWRLGRMFVTGLGVFALAYIVSMTIYGYMAK from the coding sequence ATGAGCGCATTCGCTCTCGTCAAAGACTGGCTCGACGAGCGCTTCGGCTGGGCCGAACTCACCAAGCCGCTGCGCAAGAAGACCGTCCCCATGCACCGGCTCTCGTACTGGTATTTCCTGGGCGGGATCACCCTGTTCCTCTTCGTCATTCAAGTTTGCACCGGTATTCTCCTGCTGCTGTATTACCGCCCCAGCGCCAATGAGGCGTTCGAAAGCGTGCAGTACATCACCACGCAGGTGCAGTTCGGGTGGCTGGTGCGGTCCATCCATTCCTGGTCGGCGAACCTGATGATCCTGACCGCGTTCGCCCACATGTTCAGCGTGCTGTTTTTGAAGGCGTACCGCAAGCCGCGGGAACTGACCTGGATCACGGGCGCGCTGCTGCTGTTCCTGGCCATGGGCTTCGGCTTCAGCGGGTACCTGTTGCCGTGGAACACGCTGGCGTTCTTCGCGACGAAGGTAGGGACCGAGGTCGCCGGGCAGGTGCCGATCGTCGGCAAGTGGATCGTCATCTTCCTGCGCGGCGGCGAGGATGTCACAGGGGCCACGCTCACCCGCTTCTTCGGTTTCCACGTGGCGGTGCTGCCGGGCATCACGACGCTGTTGCTCGCGGTCCACATTCTCCTGGTGCAAAGGTTTGGTATCAGCGTGCCGCCGTCGGTGGAAGAGCAATGGAAACGCGATCCCGCAGCGGCGCGCGAGATGAAGTTCTTCCCCAATTTCGCCCTGCGGGAAGCGTTTGCCTGGTACATCGCGCTCGGAGTGCTGGGCGCGCTGGCCGCGCTGTCGCCGTGGGGACTGGGCGTGAAGGCGGATCCGTTCGCTCCGGCGCCCGCCGGCATCAAGCCCGAGTGGTACTTCCTGTTCATGTTCCAGACGTTAAAACTGATTCCTGCCAAGATCTGGTTCGTCGACGGCGACCTGTTGGGCGTGCTCGGGTTCGGGCTGGCCGGCGCGGTGTGGGTGCTGCTGCCATTTGTCGAGGGATTGAAGTGGAGGCTGGGGCGCATGTTTGTAACCGGCCTGGGAGTGTTCGCACTGGCGTACATCGTGTCAATGACGATCTACGGCTACATGGCGAAATGA
- a CDS encoding cytochrome c gives MRRVDTLAFLGLFLLFAGAGTFLSKYTFLPLWVVWLVGPLLWYLGFAVLISWMLWRLFVPAADEAREPAQDEHAKPVRVSNFVEHDYDYEPLEPKMREVPVYGTLIILILLSSLFISQSYAADTAAAVFTGKCAMCHDADGHGKTAMGAKFNIKDLASPEVQKQSDAELTQVIAKGKNKMPAYDGKLTKDEIAQLSAYVKALGKKK, from the coding sequence ATGCGACGCGTGGACACGCTTGCCTTCCTGGGTCTCTTCCTGCTGTTTGCCGGTGCCGGAACCTTTCTCAGTAAATACACGTTCCTGCCGCTGTGGGTGGTCTGGCTGGTCGGCCCGCTGCTCTGGTACCTGGGGTTTGCCGTCCTGATCTCGTGGATGCTATGGCGGCTGTTTGTGCCGGCGGCCGACGAAGCGCGCGAGCCAGCGCAAGACGAGCACGCCAAGCCGGTGCGCGTCAGCAATTTTGTGGAACACGATTACGACTACGAACCTCTGGAGCCGAAGATGCGGGAAGTACCTGTCTATGGCACGCTGATCATACTCATACTGCTCTCATCGCTGTTTATCTCCCAGTCTTACGCGGCCGATACTGCCGCCGCGGTGTTTACCGGCAAATGTGCCATGTGCCATGACGCCGACGGTCACGGCAAGACGGCCATGGGCGCGAAGTTCAACATCAAGGACCTGGCCTCACCCGAAGTGCAGAAGCAATCCGACGCCGAGCTGACGCAGGTCATCGCCAAGGGCAAAAACAAGATGCCAGCGTATGATGGCAAGCTGACGAAGGATGAGATCGCGCAACTGAGCGCATACGTGAAGGCGCTCGGCAAGAAGAAGTAG
- a CDS encoding Rieske (2Fe-2S) protein produces MASAASFIYPVLRYLIPPAATDMGGDTVVAGRVGELKPNTGKIFRFGSRPGLLILGADGEYRAMSATCTHLSCTVQYRSDLKQVWCACHNGTYDLAGRNVSGPPPRPLELFDVHVQGEEIVVRRKREA; encoded by the coding sequence TTGGCCTCGGCCGCGTCTTTCATCTACCCAGTCCTACGCTACCTGATTCCTCCGGCCGCCACCGACATGGGCGGCGATACGGTGGTTGCCGGCCGGGTCGGGGAGCTGAAACCGAATACCGGCAAGATCTTCCGCTTCGGCAGCCGGCCCGGGCTGCTGATTCTCGGCGCTGACGGCGAATACCGCGCCATGTCGGCCACCTGCACCCACCTGAGCTGCACCGTGCAATACCGCAGCGACCTGAAGCAGGTGTGGTGCGCCTGCCATAACGGCACCTACGACCTGGCGGGGCGCAACGTCTCCGGGCCGCCACCGCGTCCGCTGGAGTTGTTCGACGTGCACGTGCAGGGCGAGGAGATCGTCGTGCGGCGGAAACGGGAGGCGTGA
- a CDS encoding cytochrome c3 family protein → MSSIHNEIMEARAGERLRGTAPARASQAWFLLAVAIWVAVAMFAASRAHSATLPQAVQSTCVDCHSALDANLKVTGEQYAQDIHAQKGLTCAGCHGGDPTSMEAMDKKKGFKGHIDRKAIPELCAKCHSDGAYMRQYNPSLRTDQLAQYKTSVHGKRLTGGDTKVAVCIDCHGVHGIRAVKDPRSKVFPLNVADTCARCHADGKYMQAYPIKHDQFAGYSSSVHHEALAVRGDLSAPTCTTCHGNHGAAPPGVTAVVHVCSTCHVFQAQLFDSSPHKPAFAAAGLPGCVTCHSNHRIVHPSDAMVGTGPQAVCTSCHSQGDAGFVAAADIKEHLVALEAAIGKSDEVLTRAEESGMEVSQAQLDLTSARDQLTKARVTLHSFTPKKIDEDIKVGQVTAEKTRLAGEKALRERDYRRMGLGISLVTILAMLVGLKLYIGEIERK, encoded by the coding sequence ATGAGTTCAATTCATAACGAAATCATGGAAGCGCGCGCTGGGGAGCGGTTGAGGGGGACTGCTCCCGCGCGCGCCTCGCAGGCATGGTTTTTGCTGGCGGTGGCCATCTGGGTTGCAGTAGCGATGTTCGCAGCGTCGCGGGCACATTCCGCCACACTGCCGCAAGCGGTGCAAAGCACCTGCGTGGATTGCCACTCCGCGCTCGACGCCAACCTGAAAGTCACCGGCGAGCAGTATGCGCAGGACATCCATGCGCAAAAGGGACTGACCTGCGCCGGGTGTCACGGCGGCGATCCCACCAGCATGGAAGCCATGGACAAGAAAAAGGGCTTCAAGGGACACATTGACCGCAAAGCGATCCCGGAACTCTGTGCGAAGTGCCATTCCGATGGCGCCTACATGCGGCAGTACAACCCGTCGCTGCGCACCGACCAGTTGGCGCAATACAAGACCAGCGTGCACGGCAAGCGGCTGACGGGCGGCGATACCAAGGTCGCGGTCTGCATTGATTGCCACGGCGTGCATGGCATCCGCGCGGTGAAGGATCCGCGCTCGAAGGTGTTTCCGCTGAACGTGGCCGACACCTGTGCGCGCTGCCATGCCGACGGCAAGTACATGCAGGCATATCCGATCAAGCACGACCAGTTCGCCGGATACAGCAGCAGCGTGCATCACGAGGCGCTGGCGGTGCGCGGCGATCTGAGCGCGCCTACCTGCACCACCTGTCACGGCAACCATGGCGCGGCGCCGCCGGGCGTGACCGCCGTGGTCCATGTCTGCTCGACCTGCCACGTCTTCCAGGCGCAATTGTTCGATTCCAGCCCGCACAAGCCGGCGTTCGCGGCCGCCGGGCTGCCGGGATGCGTTACCTGTCACAGCAATCACCGCATCGTGCACCCGAGCGACGCCATGGTCGGCACCGGCCCGCAGGCGGTGTGCACCTCCTGCCACTCCCAGGGCGATGCCGGATTCGTGGCGGCAGCGGACATCAAGGAGCACCTGGTCGCGCTAGAAGCCGCCATCGGCAAATCCGACGAGGTGCTGACGCGCGCCGAGGAGTCCGGCATGGAGGTCAGCCAGGCGCAACTGGACCTGACATCCGCCCGCGATCAGCTCACCAAGGCGCGCGTGACCCTGCACAGCTTCACGCCGAAGAAGATTGACGAAGACATCAAAGTCGGCCAGGTGACGGCGGAGAAAACGCGGCTCGCCGGCGAGAAAGCGCTGCGCGAACGCGACTACCGCCGCATGGGACTGGGAATTTCGCTGGTCACGATCCTGGCAATGCTGGTCGGATTGAAGCTGTACATCGGTGAAATCGAGCGCAAATAG
- a CDS encoding sigma-54 dependent transcriptional regulator, giving the protein MTPDGASVEILVVDDDAGLAGTLRDFLVEQGYTVVVALSGAEALAANQENPRLAVALVDLVMPLTDGLTLMEQIHQRNPDLPVVIMTGYATVETAVEAIKRGAEDYLTKPFDRQAVQKKVGRLMEVHRLRQRVAQLEANLKEVHDPFENLVFVSPQMQRVVERARAAAASDAAVLLVGETGTGKEMLARAIHGASRRAGEPFVAINCGALPRDLVESELFGFRRGAFTGAYHDAPGVFASAGRGTVFLDEIGEMPKDAQVKLLRVLQEKELRPVGGTRAVPVDVRIVAATNRPLAQLRSELLREDLYFRIATVVIEVPPLRARREDILVLAQHCAAQFSDRYGRHITLARSATELLLNHGFAGNVRELQNVLESVTALSQADPQTITDKDLKPLLGAPAASNARFEEHPLALEEMERVAIERSLRICQGNRTKAAALLGISRDTLYRKMRDLKIREGAEQAK; this is encoded by the coding sequence GTGACGCCGGACGGCGCAAGCGTCGAGATCCTGGTTGTTGACGACGATGCCGGTCTCGCTGGCACGTTACGCGATTTTCTCGTCGAGCAGGGATACACAGTGGTGGTGGCGCTGTCGGGCGCGGAGGCGTTGGCGGCGAACCAGGAGAATCCGCGCTTGGCCGTCGCTCTGGTTGATTTGGTAATGCCGCTGACCGATGGGCTGACGCTGATGGAGCAGATTCATCAGCGCAATCCCGATCTGCCGGTGGTCATCATGACCGGCTACGCAACGGTGGAGACAGCGGTGGAGGCAATCAAGCGTGGCGCCGAGGACTATCTAACCAAGCCGTTCGACCGGCAGGCGGTGCAGAAAAAAGTCGGGCGGCTGATGGAAGTCCACCGGCTGCGGCAGCGCGTGGCGCAGCTGGAAGCCAATCTGAAGGAAGTCCACGACCCGTTCGAGAACCTGGTGTTCGTGTCGCCGCAGATGCAGCGCGTGGTGGAGCGCGCGCGGGCGGCGGCGGCCAGCGATGCGGCGGTGCTGCTCGTCGGTGAAACCGGCACCGGCAAGGAGATGCTGGCGCGGGCGATTCATGGCGCCAGCCGGAGAGCGGGCGAGCCGTTCGTTGCCATCAACTGCGGCGCCCTGCCGCGCGACCTGGTGGAGAGCGAGCTGTTCGGCTTCCGCCGCGGCGCGTTCACGGGCGCGTACCACGATGCTCCGGGCGTGTTCGCTTCGGCGGGGCGCGGCACGGTGTTTCTCGACGAGATCGGCGAGATGCCGAAAGACGCACAGGTCAAGCTGCTGCGTGTGTTGCAGGAGAAAGAGCTGCGGCCGGTGGGCGGCACACGGGCTGTGCCGGTGGACGTGCGCATCGTCGCGGCGACGAACCGGCCGCTGGCGCAGTTGCGCTCAGAGCTGCTGCGCGAGGATTTGTATTTCCGCATCGCCACCGTAGTGATCGAAGTCCCGCCGCTGCGCGCGCGCCGCGAAGACATCCTGGTCCTTGCCCAGCATTGCGCGGCGCAGTTTTCCGATCGTTACGGGCGGCATATCACGCTGGCACGCTCGGCGACCGAGTTGCTGCTCAACCACGGCTTCGCCGGCAACGTGCGCGAGTTGCAGAACGTGCTGGAAAGCGTGACTGCGTTGTCGCAGGCAGACCCGCAGACGATCACCGACAAGGACCTGAAGCCACTGCTGGGGGCGCCGGCAGCGTCGAATGCGCGTTTTGAGGAGCATCCGCTGGCGCTGGAGGAAATGGAGCGGGTGGCGATCGAGCGCTCGTTGCGCATTTGTCAGGGCAACCGCACCAAGGCGGCGGCGCTGCTCGGGATCTCGCGCGACACGCTCTACCGCAAGATGCGCGACCTGAAGATCCGCGAAGGAGCGGAGCAGGCGAAATGA
- a CDS encoding PAS domain S-box protein: protein MALVFAFWALVENHYFRELNYVSLHYLYISRGIASSLLLASWAAWFVLRQRQIAEEELRRSRERYRGLLESSPGAVALFDGSLRVWEWNAAAERLYGFSKAEVIGNTLPTVPKNKEGELLALLEAVDAGTAVLDQETQRRNRQDQAIEVQLSLLPFGEGGRRYVMEVTHDIRERVRLRQTLLELEKLTTMGKMAAGTAHHLNTPMASMLLRVQMMRERAQHNHGCASDLEQLENTIGFCQQFVRRLLDFSRKPAPQKQPEEVAPLVEAVLGFMAPSFSAKKVRATANFAAIAGAQVLADRNQIETLLLTLLSNALDAVSTGGEIKICGHESRDTLEIEIRDNGCGISDSDSAHVFEPFFTTKPPGKGTGLGLAIARNIVAEHGGTIRLDGAPGQGAVASVRLPLWTAGRMNTAVFAQEATS, encoded by the coding sequence GTGGCGCTGGTGTTCGCCTTCTGGGCGTTGGTCGAGAACCACTACTTCCGCGAGCTGAACTACGTCTCGTTGCATTACCTGTACATCAGTCGGGGCATTGCGTCATCGCTGCTGCTGGCGTCGTGGGCGGCGTGGTTCGTGCTGCGCCAGCGCCAGATTGCCGAGGAGGAACTGCGGCGGTCGCGCGAACGCTATCGCGGGCTGCTGGAATCGTCGCCGGGCGCGGTGGCACTGTTTGACGGCTCGCTGCGCGTGTGGGAGTGGAACGCGGCGGCCGAGAGGCTCTACGGATTTTCCAAGGCAGAAGTGATCGGCAACACGTTGCCGACGGTCCCGAAGAACAAGGAAGGCGAGCTGCTGGCTCTTCTGGAGGCGGTGGACGCCGGTACAGCGGTGCTCGACCAGGAGACGCAGCGGCGCAACCGTCAGGACCAGGCGATCGAGGTGCAACTCAGCTTGCTGCCGTTTGGCGAAGGCGGACGGCGGTATGTCATGGAAGTCACGCATGACATCCGCGAGCGGGTGCGGCTGCGGCAGACGTTGCTGGAACTGGAGAAGCTGACGACCATGGGCAAGATGGCCGCGGGCACGGCGCATCACCTGAACACGCCGATGGCGTCCATGCTGCTGCGCGTGCAGATGATGCGCGAGCGAGCGCAGCACAACCATGGATGCGCGTCGGACCTGGAACAACTGGAGAACACGATCGGGTTCTGCCAGCAATTCGTGCGCCGGCTGCTGGATTTTTCGCGCAAACCCGCGCCGCAGAAGCAGCCGGAAGAAGTGGCGCCGCTGGTGGAGGCGGTACTCGGGTTCATGGCGCCGTCGTTCAGCGCGAAGAAAGTGCGCGCGACCGCCAACTTTGCGGCGATTGCGGGCGCCCAGGTGCTGGCCGACCGCAACCAGATCGAAACCCTGCTGCTGACGCTGCTCAGCAATGCGCTAGACGCGGTGTCCACCGGAGGCGAGATCAAGATCTGCGGGCACGAATCGCGCGACACCCTGGAAATCGAGATTCGCGACAACGGCTGCGGCATTTCCGACAGCGATAGCGCGCATGTGTTCGAGCCGTTTTTCACCACCAAGCCGCCGGGCAAGGGAACCGGCCTGGGACTGGCGATCGCGCGCAACATCGTGGCGGAACACGGCGGCACGATTCGCCTGGACGGTGCGCCGGGCCAGGGCGCAGTGGCGTCGGTGCGGTTGCCGCTGTGGACGGCGGGCCGCATGAATACAGCGGTCTTCGCGCAGGAGGCGACATCGTGA
- a CDS encoding c-type cytochrome: MSRVQREFVLWVGIAVAALLLFVGILRFQYRNTQNRFAIAVTPQPARGDAVFRAKGCAKCHGESAAGGKLGPALRERAASLPQLVTAMWNHAPRMYEAMRQAKLPYPTLSYDETGQLVAYLYLTGYSDEPGDARRGQELFRTKQCARCHTSDGNPGGAPGVQQLAAADSPITWTQALWNHGSAMESSMRRQGIAWPRFQANELRDLYAYVRQASGRSGSETPVPSADPDRGWQVFQAKYCINCHSLKKAPGVVEVNAPPQRPRGPMLGPDGKLPPTFSQFGAAMLNHFPDMHRAMRSVGQMPPRFESQEILDLAVFLYGLHYLEPSGSPQVGASIFAWRGCADCHGARAEGTARGPALRGRGQPYTAVRLATNLWGHGTKMYEQSRKAGQTWPVLQESDVGDLLSFLNTPVGK, from the coding sequence ATGAGCCGTGTCCAGCGAGAATTCGTGTTGTGGGTGGGGATCGCGGTCGCCGCGTTGCTGCTGTTCGTGGGGATTCTTCGCTTCCAGTATCGGAACACCCAAAACCGATTTGCCATCGCGGTGACGCCGCAACCGGCGCGGGGCGACGCCGTCTTCCGCGCCAAAGGATGCGCCAAGTGCCATGGCGAGAGCGCGGCAGGAGGCAAACTTGGGCCGGCGCTGCGGGAGCGCGCCGCCAGCCTGCCGCAACTGGTAACCGCCATGTGGAACCACGCCCCGCGGATGTACGAGGCGATGCGGCAGGCGAAGCTGCCGTATCCCACGCTCAGCTATGACGAGACCGGCCAACTGGTCGCCTACCTGTACCTGACTGGCTATTCCGACGAGCCCGGCGATGCGCGCCGCGGCCAGGAATTGTTCCGCACAAAGCAATGTGCCCGCTGTCACACCTCCGATGGTAATCCCGGCGGCGCTCCCGGGGTGCAGCAACTGGCGGCGGCGGATTCGCCCATCACTTGGACGCAGGCGCTGTGGAACCACGGGTCGGCGATGGAGAGCAGCATGCGCCGGCAGGGCATCGCGTGGCCGCGTTTCCAAGCCAACGAACTGCGCGACCTGTACGCCTACGTGCGGCAAGCGAGCGGAAGGTCAGGTAGCGAGACGCCGGTGCCGTCCGCCGATCCGGACCGCGGCTGGCAGGTGTTCCAGGCGAAGTACTGCATCAATTGCCACTCGCTGAAGAAGGCGCCCGGCGTGGTCGAGGTCAACGCCCCGCCGCAACGGCCCCGGGGGCCGATGCTGGGGCCCGACGGCAAGTTGCCGCCGACGTTTTCACAATTCGGCGCGGCCATGCTGAACCATTTTCCCGATATGCATCGCGCCATGCGCTCGGTGGGGCAGATGCCGCCCAGATTTGAATCGCAGGAAATCCTGGACCTGGCGGTGTTTCTCTACGGGCTCCACTACCTGGAGCCGTCGGGATCGCCGCAGGTGGGAGCGAGCATCTTCGCGTGGCGCGGGTGCGCCGATTGCCACGGAGCACGCGCGGAAGGGACGGCGCGGGGGCCGGCGCTGCGCGGGCGAGGTCAGCCGTACACGGCGGTGCGGCTGGCCACCAATCTCTGGGGCCACGGCACCAAGATGTATGAGCAGAGCCGCAAAGCCGGGCAGACGTGGCCGGTGCTGCAGGAAAGTGATGTGGGGGATTTGCTCTCGTTTCTCAACACTCCCGTGGGCAAATAG